The Coccidioides posadasii str. Silveira chromosome 3, complete sequence genome contains a region encoding:
- a CDS encoding uncharacterized protein (SECRETED:SignalP(1-19)~antiSMASH:Cluster_3.6~EggNog:ENOG410PT41~COG:S~BUSCO:16980at33183), whose protein sequence is MKLSAAIVALAGLVAVTSAQGLGDLPECAQKCATKGIPKDCGIDAKCICTSASFLEAITCCVAQNCTPAEQQESVRYANKICGTVGITDLPQSAVCTTGTAQPSGGSSTSASANTASQATGGSTGSSAPTSTGASSNPNPNPTSDNPPETQTSSPNGAAAALSNANGGAIAAVAALIVAFA, encoded by the exons ATGAAGCTCTCCGCTGCTATTGTTGCTTTGGCTGGCTTGGTCGCCGTCACCTCTGCTCAAGGGCTTGGCGACCTCCCGGAATGCGCT CAAAAATGTGCCACCAAAGGCATTCCCAAGGACTGCGGCATTGATGCCAAGTGCATCTGCACATCTGCGTCTTTCCTTGAAGCAATCACCTGCTGCGTGGCTCAGAACTGCACGCCGGCAGAACAGCAAG AATCCGTTCGTTACGCAAATAAAATCTGTGGTACTGTTGGCATCACCGATCTCCCGCAGAGCGCCGTCTGCACAACCGGAACTGCCCAGCCAAGCGGCGGCAGCAGCACTTCGGCCTCAGCCAACACCGCTTCTCAGGCCACAGGCGGCTCCACGGGCTCTAGCGCTCCCACATCCACAGGCGCTTCATCCAACCCCAACCCGAATCCTACAAGCGACAACCCTCCTGAAACCCAGACCTCCTCTCCCAACGGGGCTGCGGCTGCTCTTAGCAATGCCAATGGTGGTGCCATCGCTGCCGTCGCCGCTCTGATCGTGGCCTTCGCATAA